In Bacillota bacterium, the following are encoded in one genomic region:
- a CDS encoding TIGR02677 family protein, whose translation MDDKRLNPIIETSYLTASNAWRYRMILRYFFIQHESMRHFILPGEIHAYLRDIPHFADYSEEQLQQDLQQLTEWKNIIARQETSRVSTIEEFKKKRFRYQASPYTIEIERMVRRLENLGESFGGSLERTLFDRLLAALNRFLEADGEINKEELNALWEDIFDSFRKLTDNATDYLAHLHSEKVEELMMTEAFLAYKEALSDYLRNFVTAMQRASLKIQTTLDAADDQYLIDACQRLADYQLSIPRLDGAPDRLELIAKYHRQWDNLQVWFVGGEGRTSDLYLMQTATHEAIRRITRFAQRLGERHHNHKSRRKDYQELARRFAACSDLDAAHRLSACVFGLANTRHIYAPVKDTEDIYAEVWDRAATKLTVRPMVKNYRLKTRTNAVRDNREQKAAMLAEHLAQKQTENQLLDSLIDDGRIELEGLGIIEPYVRKTLLVWISRCLAVPTLTTKTETGRSVKLHTKSGRVILRATDGNLDMPNYTLEITE comes from the coding sequence ATGGATGATAAGCGCTTAAACCCAATAATTGAGACCAGTTACCTGACAGCCAGTAACGCCTGGCGTTATCGTATGATACTTCGTTATTTCTTTATCCAGCACGAGAGTATGCGCCATTTTATCTTACCCGGAGAAATCCACGCATATCTTCGTGATATTCCGCACTTCGCCGACTATAGCGAGGAGCAGCTCCAACAGGATTTACAGCAGCTAACTGAGTGGAAAAACATAATTGCCCGCCAGGAAACTTCCCGTGTATCTACCATCGAAGAATTCAAGAAGAAACGCTTTCGCTACCAGGCCAGCCCCTACACGATCGAGATCGAGCGGATGGTCCGCCGCTTGGAAAACCTGGGGGAATCCTTTGGCGGCTCCCTGGAGCGAACCTTATTTGATCGGCTGCTTGCAGCCCTTAACCGCTTCTTGGAAGCAGATGGCGAGATCAACAAGGAAGAGCTTAACGCACTATGGGAAGATATTTTCGATTCCTTCCGTAAGCTGACAGACAATGCCACCGATTACCTGGCTCATCTGCATAGCGAAAAGGTCGAAGAGCTGATGATGACGGAGGCCTTTTTAGCATATAAAGAGGCTTTGAGCGATTATCTGCGCAATTTTGTAACCGCCATGCAGCGGGCTTCTCTGAAAATCCAAACCACCTTAGACGCTGCCGATGATCAGTACCTTATTGATGCATGCCAGCGGCTGGCCGATTACCAGTTATCCATCCCCCGCCTGGATGGGGCTCCCGATCGCCTGGAGCTGATTGCAAAGTATCACCGCCAATGGGATAATTTGCAGGTCTGGTTTGTCGGTGGCGAGGGCCGCACCAGCGATCTATATCTCATGCAAACCGCAACCCACGAGGCGATTAGGAGAATCACCCGTTTTGCCCAGAGGTTGGGTGAGCGCCATCATAACCACAAGAGTCGGCGCAAAGATTACCAGGAGCTGGCCCGGCGCTTTGCCGCCTGTTCCGATTTGGACGCGGCCCACCGCTTGTCCGCCTGTGTATTCGGGCTGGCCAACACCCGCCATATCTATGCCCCGGTTAAGGATACCGAAGATATTTATGCTGAAGTCTGGGACCGTGCCGCGACCAAACTTACTGTGCGCCCCATGGTCAAGAACTATCGGCTCAAGACCCGGACCAATGCTGTCCGAGATAACCGGGAGCAAAAAGCGGCGATGCTGGCCGAGCACTTAGCGCAAAAGCAGACAGAGAACCAGCTACTAGATAGTTTAATTGATGACGGCCGCATCGAGTTGGAAGGACTAGGGATAATTGAACCGTATGTGCGAAAAACCCTGCTGGTCTGGATTAGCCGTTGTCTGGCTGTGCCCACCCTCACCACCAAAACAGAAACCGGCCGCAGCGTAAAACTGCACACCAAATCTGGCCGCGTTATCCTCCGAGCAACCGACGGCAACCTGGATATGCCCAACTATACACTGGAAATTACGGAGTGA